In one Haloarcula sp. DT43 genomic region, the following are encoded:
- a CDS encoding CRISPR-associated protein Cas4, translating into MTMVIGGRNLPVAIMATELHPSDVETGAVELKEKLSAEQFRDWYRERQYRQNIENGTPFFNENGHVSNPERHSPSQLVQCHRKMFYRQHNAPEENSEPSGIYWFGTRFEEDIVFPFLERWVTDRNAYVQNSIWVDFVVETEGGKLRIKGATDPVIVDRDATPVLPTEIKTKSSVANLSSPSRHHKAQLHAYLYGLSEKYEIKLTQGVLIYGGRDSLETRFFHVKFDEQFWEDTVIRWAKDHTDYRLNEELPPPVPEYDWECKFCEYRERCGKGETSGEDYGASGFVQEFSGYPIEKVVEYLEGYPDEYLTPTLAQQFPHLTEDYGVLRWYCRSCDSTVGVQGITESTDPLCPECADRGSISHLKLRADSRDNAGSTESNDGER; encoded by the coding sequence ATGACCATGGTGATTGGCGGGCGAAACCTGCCCGTCGCAATTATGGCTACCGAATTACACCCGTCTGATGTCGAAACTGGTGCAGTCGAATTGAAAGAGAAATTGTCTGCTGAGCAGTTTCGAGACTGGTATCGAGAACGGCAGTACAGACAGAACATTGAGAACGGGACGCCGTTTTTCAATGAGAATGGTCATGTCTCGAATCCTGAACGCCACAGTCCCAGTCAGCTCGTACAGTGCCACCGCAAGATGTTCTATCGCCAGCACAATGCGCCAGAGGAAAACTCAGAACCCTCCGGTATTTACTGGTTTGGCACCCGATTCGAGGAGGACATCGTCTTCCCTTTCTTAGAGCGATGGGTAACCGACCGGAATGCGTACGTACAAAACAGTATCTGGGTGGATTTCGTAGTCGAAACAGAGGGGGGTAAACTACGGATCAAGGGTGCTACCGACCCCGTAATAGTCGACCGAGACGCAACCCCCGTACTGCCGACTGAGATCAAGACAAAGTCCTCGGTAGCGAATCTCTCGTCTCCAAGTCGCCATCATAAGGCCCAATTACACGCCTATCTATACGGTTTATCGGAAAAATATGAAATCAAGCTGACCCAAGGCGTGCTCATCTACGGAGGGAGAGATTCGCTGGAAACGAGGTTTTTCCACGTCAAATTCGACGAGCAGTTTTGGGAAGACACGGTTATCAGGTGGGCAAAAGATCACACAGATTATCGGCTCAACGAGGAGCTTCCACCCCCCGTTCCAGAATACGATTGGGAGTGCAAGTTCTGTGAATACCGAGAGCGATGTGGGAAGGGGGAAACAAGTGGAGAAGACTACGGAGCTTCAGGCTTTGTCCAAGAGTTCAGTGGCTATCCCATTGAGAAAGTCGTTGAGTACCTAGAAGGGTATCCTGACGAGTACCTCACCCCTACACTGGCACAGCAGTTCCCCCACCTCACGGAAGACTATGGCGTGTTACGCTGGTACTGCCGAAGCTGTGATTCCACAGTCGGGGTTCAGGGTATTACTGAGTCCACAGATCCCCTTTGTCCAGAGTGTGCTGACAGGGGGAGTATCTCTCACCTCAAATTGAGGGCAGACAGTCGGGATAACGCGGGAAGTACTGAATCGAATGATGGTGAGAGGTAA
- a CDS encoding DUF7344 domain-containing protein, with translation MTSEELETLLSTLYHALRTKRRRLVIQIIEKRNSNVLSTRELARKITSEEMGVRETHATGEPYRNAYNALSQTHLPTLDAASIVIYDPKRQMVSRGNYFELAALLLDTNISTVELVSALIRNGESESGT, from the coding sequence GTGACTTCGGAAGAATTGGAGACACTTTTGTCTACACTGTACCATGCTCTGCGGACAAAGCGTCGCCGCCTCGTGATTCAAATCATAGAGAAGAGAAACAGTAACGTACTCAGCACAAGGGAGTTGGCGCGAAAAATCACCAGCGAAGAAATGGGAGTTCGAGAGACACACGCGACGGGTGAACCATATCGAAATGCGTACAACGCCCTTTCGCAGACTCATTTACCGACACTTGATGCTGCCAGTATTGTCATCTATGACCCCAAGCGCCAGATGGTCTCCCGAGGCAACTATTTCGAACTTGCTGCCCTCCTTCTCGATACCAATATCTCGACCGTGGAACTCGTGTCGGCATTGATACGCAACGGCGAGTCCGAGAGCGGCACATGA
- a CDS encoding MarR family transcriptional regulator, with protein MRPRVDWMTQGDERIMEFLYEKDIVASPSVIAANIDYTNEYISRRCRVLAEAELLQRIDASNYRLTDFGEQFLSGELSSEDL; from the coding sequence ATGCGACCACGCGTAGATTGGATGACGCAAGGCGACGAACGTATCATGGAGTTTCTGTACGAGAAGGATATCGTGGCGTCACCGTCGGTTATCGCTGCAAACATCGATTATACGAACGAATATATCTCTCGACGATGTCGGGTACTCGCTGAGGCAGAACTCTTGCAGCGAATAGACGCTTCCAATTACCGGCTGACTGACTTTGGCGAGCAGTTCCTCAGCGGTGAGCTCTCATCTGAAGATCTATAG
- a CDS encoding DNA cytosine methyltransferase, which yields MSGPAASCGSSFEQVRSAPESERTLHRQLLLDNIDFLIDTLTAEHIRRHQQPPAGCPRATPENIARNQSKSVDGCRYHAIQRESSDLGGECPCGDPLIKSDDPLDTVAAVVLGKQTESPAKRFFDQIPRKTVANLRRDHESWENIEALGREDLHEAVRAASPRKGVSAERIDCLQSLLEAVSETHYTEGTTLCDFSRVQYSTYITFLRTIPGIEEQDAWWLLQVAFDKPVWPADPQIDELLVSLGLLDPASSVESTGRHTDLEEELIDRHVPILYRALATHAVNADGDTCREDCEIRKFLLTYRLKQQRKEREGPAVVDLFAGAGGLSHGLSQAGYDVRWAIDIEPDAVATYRLNHPEIPHQNVVCGDVREIDMSAEIQEVAPDPDIIVGGPPCQSLSQAGYRSRRAKDDEYSVLDDDRTSLYTKYVEAVDELRPKAIVMENVEGMVNKVGDTDVRVIDWIIEDLEALGESGEGYQVGFRLQDMTELGIPQKRERVLLVGIRNDIVVSENEVGDLLDNLSGADCERNIKQGLSGLPRLRRGEGGRVMTETGRGPKSQYVKQNGLHEGTELCFNHRAREHPMEKDRILFEEGLQPGDTGWDVKYDSDGEYAEYIEYDVGTADNPRFRDKYRKLEWSKPSPTIVAHLAKDANGFVLPDYYEHACPDPERDDPRRNRGITPREAARLQSFPDDYIFLGSFTSWFRQIGNAVPPVAGESIGSALRVILADKCNNIATQIKQERDMKISSDD from the coding sequence ATGTCTGGACCGGCCGCCTCTTGCGGTTCTTCATTTGAGCAGGTGCGCTCTGCTCCAGAATCTGAACGGACATTGCATAGACAGTTACTTCTGGATAATATTGATTTCCTCATAGACACGCTCACTGCAGAACATATTCGGCGTCATCAGCAGCCCCCTGCTGGCTGTCCGCGTGCTACCCCTGAGAATATAGCTCGAAACCAGTCAAAAAGTGTGGACGGATGTCGGTACCACGCTATTCAGAGGGAGAGCAGCGATCTCGGAGGGGAGTGTCCATGTGGCGATCCACTCATTAAAAGCGATGACCCACTTGATACCGTTGCTGCTGTAGTCCTTGGAAAACAGACTGAATCTCCTGCAAAAAGATTCTTCGACCAGATTCCAAGAAAGACAGTGGCAAACCTCCGCAGAGACCATGAAAGCTGGGAAAATATCGAAGCTCTGGGTCGAGAAGATCTGCACGAGGCAGTCCGTGCTGCAAGCCCTCGAAAGGGGGTAAGCGCGGAACGAATAGATTGCTTGCAGTCACTACTTGAAGCCGTTAGCGAGACACACTATACAGAGGGCACTACGCTCTGTGATTTCTCACGAGTCCAGTATTCTACTTACATTACATTTTTACGAACCATTCCGGGAATTGAGGAGCAGGACGCTTGGTGGCTCCTCCAAGTCGCATTTGACAAACCTGTGTGGCCCGCAGACCCACAGATTGACGAGCTACTGGTTTCCCTCGGTTTGCTTGATCCCGCTTCTTCAGTAGAATCAACCGGGCGCCACACGGACCTAGAAGAGGAGTTGATTGACCGCCATGTTCCAATTCTGTACCGTGCGCTCGCAACCCATGCTGTCAATGCGGATGGCGATACCTGCCGTGAAGACTGTGAAATTCGGAAATTCCTGTTGACGTATCGACTTAAGCAACAGCGAAAAGAGCGTGAAGGACCTGCTGTGGTTGATTTGTTCGCCGGAGCAGGGGGGCTGTCGCATGGTCTCTCTCAAGCGGGGTATGATGTCCGCTGGGCAATCGATATCGAACCCGATGCAGTTGCGACCTACCGTCTAAACCATCCTGAGATCCCCCATCAGAACGTGGTCTGTGGCGACGTGAGAGAAATCGACATGTCTGCGGAAATCCAGGAAGTCGCGCCTGACCCTGATATCATTGTAGGTGGACCACCTTGCCAATCACTCTCACAGGCAGGCTACCGGTCCCGTCGAGCGAAAGACGATGAATACAGCGTACTTGATGACGACCGGACCAGTCTGTACACAAAGTACGTCGAAGCCGTCGATGAGCTCCGGCCGAAGGCCATTGTGATGGAGAACGTGGAGGGGATGGTCAACAAAGTCGGTGATACAGATGTACGCGTCATCGACTGGATAATTGAGGACTTGGAAGCTCTCGGTGAGAGCGGAGAAGGGTATCAAGTTGGATTCCGTCTGCAGGACATGACTGAGCTCGGAATCCCGCAGAAACGGGAACGTGTTCTACTCGTCGGGATTCGGAATGACATCGTAGTAAGCGAAAACGAGGTTGGGGACCTGTTGGATAATCTCAGCGGAGCTGATTGCGAACGTAATATCAAACAAGGATTGTCTGGACTTCCTCGCTTACGTCGTGGGGAGGGCGGACGGGTGATGACAGAAACTGGACGAGGGCCCAAAAGCCAGTACGTGAAACAGAACGGACTACATGAGGGAACCGAGCTCTGCTTCAACCACCGGGCGCGGGAACACCCCATGGAAAAAGATAGAATCCTGTTCGAAGAAGGCCTACAGCCTGGCGATACTGGATGGGATGTCAAGTATGATTCCGATGGTGAGTATGCTGAGTATATCGAGTATGACGTTGGAACAGCCGATAACCCTCGTTTTCGAGACAAATACCGGAAGCTCGAATGGTCGAAACCTTCCCCCACAATAGTCGCTCACCTCGCAAAAGATGCGAACGGGTTCGTGCTCCCAGACTACTACGAACACGCTTGTCCAGACCCAGAACGTGACGATCCAAGGCGAAACCGAGGAATCACTCCGCGAGAGGCTGCGAGATTACAGTCGTTCCCAGATGACTATATCTTCCTCGGGTCGTTCACCAGCTGGTTCCGACAGATTGGAAACGCAGTCCCACCCGTAGCAGGGGAATCGATTGGAAGCGCGTTACGGGTCATACTTGCTGACAAATGTAATAATATTGCCACTCAAATCAAGCAAGAACGTGATATGAAGATATCGTCCGATGACTGA